A portion of the Suricata suricatta isolate VVHF042 chromosome 11, meerkat_22Aug2017_6uvM2_HiC, whole genome shotgun sequence genome contains these proteins:
- the LOC115272146 gene encoding olfactory receptor 5AN1-like, protein MEQMIGGGNITEVTYFILLGFSDFPRILAVLFVVFLLIYMLTLTWNLSLIILIRLDSHLHTPMYFFLSNLSFMDICYVTSTAPKMLSNFFQEQQTISFVGCAVQYFVFSTMGLSESCLMTAMAYDRYAAICNPLLYSSVMSPTRCSQMVLGSYLAGLSASVSQLCAILQLHFCGPNVIHHFFCDMPQLLVLSCSDTFFVQLLTAILTVIFGIINSFIIIISYGYIVISIMKIASAKGRSKAFNTCASHLTAVSLFYTSGMFVYLSSSSGGSSSFDRFASVFYTVVIPMLNPLIYSLRNKEIKDALKRLQRKRWYC, encoded by the coding sequence ATGGAGCAAATGATTGGGGGAGGAAATATTACAGAGGTCACTTATTTCATCCTTTTGGGATTCTCTGATTTCCCCAGAATCCTAGCAGTGCTCTTTGTTGTATTCCTGCTAATCTACATGCTGACTCTGACTTGGAACTTGAGCCTCATCATCTTAATAAGGCTGGACTCTCACCTCcacacgcccatgtacttcttcctcagtaACCTGTCCTTCATGGATATCTGCTATGTGACCTCCACAGCCCCCAAGATGCTCTCCAACTTTTTCCAAGAGCAGCAGACTATCAGCTTTGTGGGTTGTGCTGTTCAGTACTTTGTCTTTTCAACCATGGGACTGAGTGAGTCTTGTCTCATGACTGCCATGGCTTATGACCGATATGCCGCCATTTGTAATCCTCTTCTCTATTCATCAGTCATGTCACCCACCCGCTGTTCTCAGATGGTGCTGGGGTCCTATCTGGCTGGACTCTCTGCTTCTGTATCCCAGTTGTGTGCCATACTTCAGCTTCACTTCTGTGGACCTAATGTCATCCACCACTTCTTCTGTGACATGCCTCAACTGTTAGTCCTGTCCTGCAGTGACACTTTCTTTGTACAACTCCTGACTGCTATATTAACAGTGATCTTTGGAATAATAAATTCCTTTATCATCATAATATCCTATGGCTATATTGTCATTTCCATCATGAAGATCGCTTCAGCTAAAGGCAGGTCCAAAGCTTTCAACACCTGTGCTTCTCATCTGACAGCAGTGTCCCTCTTCTATACCTCAGGCATGTTTGTCTATTTGAGTTCCAGCTCTGGCGGTTCTTCCAGCTTTGACAGATTTGCATCAGTTTTTTACACTGTGGTTATTCCCATGTTGAATCCCTTGATTTACAGTCTGAGGAACAAGGAAATCAAAGATGCCTTGAAGAGGTTACAAAGGAAGAGATGGTACTGTTGA